The Nocardia sp. BMG111209 genome includes a window with the following:
- a CDS encoding metallophosphoesterase: MTERFAVIGDIHGNSAALRGVLRLLEDWSGTIVFTGDYVNRGPDSSGVIEMLISLSRNRPDAIFLAGNHDTVLRSAIQSGSISQLLNIGGAPTIKSYVKVPGADVAGQLQESVPFEHLAFLNSLRPWYVSADGLAVTHSPGDNLPDQINVRYRIFGHVPNKNLLPRVEVDWAGIDTGCGTMESGRLTCLFWPSLKVTQVDGSGNQVISQTSAVPRFWPVE, from the coding sequence GTGACTGAACGATTTGCGGTAATAGGTGACATTCACGGAAATAGCGCCGCACTGCGCGGAGTGCTGCGATTGTTAGAGGACTGGAGCGGCACTATTGTTTTTACTGGCGACTACGTGAACCGCGGGCCAGACAGTTCTGGAGTTATCGAGATGCTGATTTCGCTATCGCGTAATCGTCCGGATGCAATTTTTTTGGCTGGCAACCATGATACTGTGCTTCGGAGCGCTATTCAGTCAGGCTCTATATCGCAACTGTTGAACATTGGTGGTGCTCCAACGATTAAATCCTACGTCAAAGTCCCTGGGGCAGATGTTGCAGGCCAACTCCAAGAATCTGTTCCATTCGAGCATTTGGCCTTCTTGAACTCGCTTCGGCCGTGGTATGTGAGTGCTGATGGGCTTGCAGTAACTCATAGCCCTGGCGATAACTTGCCAGATCAAATCAATGTCCGATACCGAATCTTTGGCCATGTACCGAACAAGAACTTGTTGCCTAGAGTCGAAGTCGATTGGGCGGGGATCGACACAGGCTGCGGCACTATGGAGTCGGGCCGATTGACTTGCCTTTTTTGGCCATCGCTGAAAGTGACTCAGGTTGATGGATCTGGAAATCAAGTCATATCGCAAACTTCTGCTGTTCCTCGATTTTGGCCAGTAGAGTAG
- a CDS encoding helix-turn-helix transcriptional regulator: MPEKSLELGIRHRLARIMRHLRERAGLTRQQLAALLWISEKSVEALERGDRGIKIETVWKYFDTPELVMSEPMLDHVIEVLTGRARLVDNLEKPTDREISFCDRQPGPAMMFAQGSFDLGYCNEQSRQWLDGVDEYKNLIMWMMLDGRAKDVFGERGWEPFAYLLILALEHLSIELVGEPRRRALIGSVSRAEEYEELSRRRIHYDVAVPEIFTLRNLGTGETADFYFGSWRSFFPQKRPDWQHMIFWRV; the protein is encoded by the coding sequence GTGCCGGAGAAAAGCCTCGAGCTCGGGATTCGACATCGCTTGGCACGTATTATGCGACACCTGCGTGAGCGGGCCGGTCTGACTCGTCAGCAATTGGCGGCACTGCTGTGGATCAGTGAAAAATCCGTCGAAGCTCTCGAACGCGGGGATCGCGGGATCAAGATCGAAACGGTGTGGAAATACTTCGATACGCCCGAACTGGTCATGTCCGAACCGATGCTCGATCATGTGATCGAGGTGCTGACGGGGCGTGCGCGGCTGGTCGACAATTTGGAGAAGCCCACGGACCGTGAAATATCCTTCTGTGATCGGCAGCCCGGGCCGGCGATGATGTTTGCGCAGGGATCCTTCGATCTGGGATATTGCAACGAGCAATCCCGCCAATGGCTCGACGGCGTCGACGAATACAAGAATCTGATCATGTGGATGATGCTGGATGGTCGCGCCAAGGACGTATTCGGGGAACGAGGCTGGGAACCGTTCGCCTATCTGCTGATTCTGGCGCTGGAGCACCTGTCGATCGAACTGGTCGGCGAACCTCGCAGACGGGCGCTGATCGGGTCGGTCAGCCGGGCCGAGGAATACGAGGAACTGTCGCGCCGGCGAATACACTACGACGTCGCGGTACCGGAGATATTCACTCTGCGCAACCTCGGTACCGGTGAGACGGCAGACTTCTATTTCGGGTCCTGGCGATCGTTTTTTCCACAGAAACGGCCGGACTGGCAGCATATGATCTTCTGGCGCGTATAG
- a CDS encoding effector-associated constant component EACC1: protein MTIGVEGGPDEVLALLDWFGHDDVLRGRVRPVAAGAGAGQMSGGVYEAIGVALGAGGVASALVRSLTAWVTHRRSDVKLTFTRGDTTVEFDGARVDPEEVLRELRSLLEPPGGAAQ from the coding sequence TTGACGATCGGGGTCGAGGGTGGCCCGGACGAAGTGCTCGCACTGCTGGACTGGTTCGGTCACGATGACGTCCTGCGCGGCCGGGTACGGCCGGTGGCTGCGGGAGCCGGGGCGGGGCAGATGTCCGGCGGTGTGTACGAGGCGATCGGGGTGGCGCTCGGCGCGGGCGGGGTCGCGTCGGCGCTGGTGAGGTCGTTGACGGCCTGGGTGACCCATCGTCGCTCCGACGTGAAACTCACCTTCACCCGTGGTGATACCACCGTCGAGTTCGACGGTGCCCGCGTCGATCCCGAGGAGGTGCTGCGTGAATTGCGGAGCCTCCTCGAACCACCGGGCGGCGCCGCGCAATGA
- a CDS encoding serine/threonine-protein kinase, with product MRPRPISGDGIASELLAAGFEDPEQIRRDGFGPVYRCLEQPLRRSVAVKVIVAALDDQRRGRFLRNQRMTTTLSTHPNIAPVLRVGVTESGFPFLVTPFYRRGSLEQWIHRDGALPWPDVLSIGVKLAGALAAGHATGVVHGDVNPTTTLISDFGEPQLAHFGLGEMYAGLTAPDGIITGPPAHISPEVLQGSSATAVSDVYGLGSTLFTALTGHAACTRKQGRSLVGQFTRVGIEPVPDLRAIGVPAPLCSVVEAAIEYRPEDRPATAREFVARLHNVQFCLGLPVDPVEATVPAGATEPVVRRRLRPPVTPITRFLPPVASGRLVDRPRLLRMLRDGQPRRLVLIHAPPGYGKSTLAAQWAAELAGDGIPVAWLTLVADDNSPAWFLTRLVEAVVQVRPDLSGELTQALDEGIDDSADRVLTRLINEVHEGGRTVAVVLDGWHRIHSGAIREAMRFLLDNACPHLRLIVLSRSSTGLPLAHMRVRDELVEIDENALRFDNSEAECLLLDIGGLPLARAQVDQLRAVTEGWAAALQLASLSLRAQRDPAVHIDRIAGHHTIGEYLMESVIDHLEPDLLGFMMSTAVTDKVCADLAEALTATSPAQDVLEQIVQRDLFLRSIDDERRWFRYHNLFAGFLRQRLARVDPDLPQRLHAVASSWFADHAMAAEAVDHALAAGEPERAVALVADHADDLLAQGRMAMLLALADKLPRSLAEADARLQIDLAWAQMSLFHLDAARAARGRAEAIIAARPADEGSDDLAFEAEILKLAHMLQSDHFDELSPAARQRLVRPADSYLAQIGARAAATTAFFRFDFDETRRWYEWAAPHRGESRSFLVVLDNVMDTMAAMAAFEQLDIETAEAILRHSMTLTFEAGPRARPIRILPAAHLAELLYHTGQFAEADELIPAGEDIEAANVEVMLAAYGTSARLAGLRGDMPAAQQCLDRGHRVAHRLALPRLSARMLNERIRLGLPVTQDERRRLDRLGPYQRQPDHIRATTAELDHDSAIRILLAQRSPTATEQAVDAAENLFHKISEQHRPRAILQAQLLYGGCLAAAGATVAALAQLTPALARCADTGLVRFAVDSAGPALAAIAETLHSAPEDPGVPPRRFLQRLLDDIEAGRGAPG from the coding sequence ATGAGACCTCGGCCGATATCCGGCGACGGCATCGCCTCGGAGTTGCTGGCTGCTGGATTCGAGGATCCTGAGCAGATCAGGCGCGATGGGTTCGGGCCGGTGTACCGGTGCCTGGAACAGCCGCTGCGCCGATCGGTGGCGGTCAAGGTGATCGTCGCGGCCCTCGATGACCAGCGGCGAGGACGTTTCCTACGGAACCAGCGGATGACGACGACGCTGTCGACGCATCCCAATATCGCGCCGGTTCTGCGGGTCGGTGTCACGGAGTCCGGGTTTCCGTTCCTGGTCACACCGTTCTATCGCCGAGGCTCGCTGGAGCAGTGGATTCATCGCGACGGTGCGCTGCCGTGGCCGGACGTGCTGTCGATAGGGGTCAAACTCGCCGGTGCCCTGGCTGCCGGGCATGCCACGGGGGTCGTCCACGGTGATGTCAATCCGACCACCACCCTCATCAGTGACTTCGGTGAGCCGCAATTGGCGCATTTCGGCCTGGGCGAGATGTATGCCGGTCTGACGGCCCCGGACGGCATCATCACCGGTCCGCCCGCGCATATCTCGCCGGAGGTTCTTCAGGGCAGCTCGGCGACTGCGGTCTCGGACGTCTACGGGCTCGGTTCGACCCTGTTCACCGCGCTCACCGGGCATGCCGCCTGCACCCGCAAACAGGGGCGGTCATTGGTCGGGCAATTCACCCGCGTCGGTATCGAACCGGTTCCGGATCTCCGTGCCATCGGTGTGCCGGCGCCGCTGTGCTCGGTGGTCGAAGCGGCGATCGAGTACCGGCCCGAGGATCGGCCCGCCACCGCCCGCGAATTCGTCGCGCGACTGCACAACGTCCAGTTCTGCCTGGGACTTCCGGTCGATCCGGTGGAGGCGACCGTGCCGGCCGGGGCCACGGAGCCGGTGGTGCGCCGCCGACTCCGTCCACCGGTGACGCCGATAACGCGTTTCCTGCCTCCGGTCGCGTCCGGTCGGCTGGTCGACCGCCCGCGGCTGTTGCGGATGCTGCGTGACGGTCAGCCCCGGCGGCTGGTGTTGATCCACGCTCCACCCGGGTACGGCAAGAGCACCCTGGCCGCCCAATGGGCCGCCGAATTGGCCGGCGACGGTATCCCGGTGGCCTGGTTGACCCTGGTGGCCGACGACAACAGTCCGGCCTGGTTCCTCACCCGCTTGGTGGAGGCTGTAGTCCAGGTCAGGCCCGATCTGAGCGGTGAACTCACGCAGGCGCTGGATGAGGGGATCGACGACAGCGCCGACCGGGTCCTCACCAGGCTCATCAACGAAGTCCACGAGGGTGGCCGGACCGTCGCGGTCGTCCTCGACGGCTGGCATCGCATACACAGTGGCGCGATACGCGAGGCGATGCGATTCCTGCTCGACAACGCCTGCCCGCACCTGCGCCTGATCGTCCTGAGTCGCTCATCGACCGGACTTCCGCTGGCCCATATGCGAGTTCGCGACGAACTGGTCGAAATCGACGAGAACGCACTGCGTTTCGACAATTCCGAGGCGGAATGCCTGCTGCTCGACATCGGCGGCCTGCCGCTGGCCCGGGCACAGGTGGATCAGCTGCGCGCGGTGACCGAGGGCTGGGCCGCGGCGCTGCAACTGGCGTCGCTGTCGCTGCGCGCGCAACGGGACCCCGCCGTGCACATCGACCGTATCGCCGGCCATCACACCATCGGCGAGTATCTGATGGAGAGCGTCATCGACCATCTCGAACCGGACCTGCTCGGATTCATGATGAGTACCGCCGTCACCGACAAGGTCTGCGCGGATCTCGCCGAGGCGCTCACCGCGACATCGCCGGCGCAGGACGTGCTCGAGCAGATCGTCCAGCGTGATCTGTTCCTGCGCAGCATCGACGACGAACGGCGGTGGTTCCGCTACCACAACCTGTTCGCCGGGTTCCTCCGGCAACGGCTGGCCAGGGTTGACCCGGACCTGCCGCAACGCCTGCATGCCGTCGCCTCGTCCTGGTTCGCCGATCATGCGATGGCGGCCGAGGCCGTCGACCACGCTCTCGCCGCCGGCGAACCCGAGCGCGCTGTGGCCCTGGTGGCCGATCACGCCGACGACCTGCTGGCCCAGGGACGCATGGCGATGCTGCTCGCCCTGGCCGACAAACTGCCCCGATCCCTCGCCGAGGCCGACGCACGACTGCAGATCGACCTCGCGTGGGCGCAGATGTCGCTGTTCCACCTCGACGCCGCCCGTGCTGCCCGCGGCCGGGCCGAAGCGATCATCGCCGCGCGACCGGCCGATGAGGGCAGCGACGATCTGGCGTTCGAAGCCGAGATCCTGAAACTCGCCCACATGCTCCAATCCGATCACTTCGACGAGCTGTCGCCGGCGGCCCGGCAACGGCTGGTGCGACCGGCCGACTCGTACCTGGCACAGATCGGGGCTCGTGCGGCGGCCACCACGGCGTTCTTCCGCTTCGACTTCGACGAGACCCGCCGATGGTACGAATGGGCGGCCCCGCACCGCGGCGAGAGCCGGTCGTTTCTCGTGGTACTCGACAACGTCATGGACACGATGGCCGCCATGGCCGCGTTCGAGCAACTCGACATCGAAACCGCCGAAGCGATTCTGCGGCACTCGATGACGCTGACCTTCGAAGCCGGGCCCCGCGCCCGGCCGATCCGGATCCTGCCGGCCGCGCACCTGGCCGAACTGCTGTATCACACAGGACAATTCGCCGAAGCCGACGAACTGATCCCGGCCGGTGAGGACATCGAGGCCGCCAACGTCGAAGTGATGCTGGCCGCGTACGGAACCTCCGCCCGGCTCGCCGGCCTGCGTGGTGACATGCCGGCCGCGCAGCAATGCCTGGACAGGGGTCATCGCGTCGCGCACCGGCTGGCACTGCCACGGCTGTCCGCTCGCATGCTCAACGAGCGCATCCGGCTGGGCCTGCCCGTCACCCAGGACGAGCGCCGCCGCCTCGACCGTCTCGGTCCCTACCAGCGCCAGCCCGACCACATCCGCGCCACCACCGCCGAACTCGATCACGACTCCGCGATCCGCATCCTGCTCGCACAACGATCACCGACCGCCACCGAGCAGGCCGTCGACGCCGCCGAAAACCTGTTCCACAAGATCAGCGAACAACACCGCCCCCGCGCGATATTGCAGGCGCAACTGCTCTACGGAGGCTGCCTGGCCGCCGCCGGCGCGACCGTGGCCGCCCTGGCCCAACTCACCCCCGCGCTGGCCCGCTGCGCCGACACCGGACTGGTCCGATTCGCCGTCGACAGCGCCGGCCCGGCCCTCGCCGCCATCGCCGAAACCCTCCACAGCGCACCCGAAGACCCCGGCGTGCCGCCCCGGCGCTTCCTGCAACGGCTGCTCGACGACATCGAAGCCGGCCGCGGGGCTCCCGGTTGA
- a CDS encoding tetratricopeptide repeat protein, protein MLIGTARYDHHRLASIPGAAANVADLAEILTRPGAAFTTEQCATVVDSGRAVDVGDVVGRAAREAVEVLLVYYTGHGLLDRRGRLHLTVTSSDPDRIRWTTVPFEVLREEILDSGARARILILDCCFAGRAFEAMADLPSLVAGQTDIRGTYTIASCSANEPSFAPAGRRNTAFTAALLAAATTGGTLDELYRETDRCLHRDGHPRPHRRGIDIAGELRLFGRPRDPVLAVTEDLDEDAEIESLERAARAGDLNAMRSLGDLLGRRGRTADAEIWRGRAADVGNAMLAKAEGLVRQGNIAEAETWWRHAADAGNAAAMYSLGVGFSGKNPAEAEHWYRRAAEAGSNEAAYALGHLFKRKGDTADAITWYRRAAKAGNTSAMRNLGHLIKRQGDASAAESWYRQASEAGDMYAMRNLADLLQQQGNSAEAELWYRRATEIAR, encoded by the coding sequence GTGTTGATCGGTACCGCACGCTACGACCACCACCGCCTGGCTTCGATCCCCGGCGCCGCGGCGAACGTCGCCGACCTCGCCGAGATCCTCACCAGGCCGGGAGCGGCATTCACCACCGAACAGTGCGCGACGGTGGTCGATTCCGGTCGGGCCGTCGATGTCGGCGATGTCGTCGGTCGGGCCGCGCGGGAGGCGGTCGAGGTGCTGTTGGTGTACTACACCGGTCACGGGCTGCTCGACCGCCGAGGGCGCCTGCACCTCACCGTGACCAGCAGTGACCCTGATCGGATCCGGTGGACCACGGTGCCGTTCGAGGTTCTGCGCGAGGAGATCCTCGACAGCGGCGCCCGCGCCCGGATCCTGATCCTGGACTGCTGCTTCGCCGGCCGCGCCTTCGAAGCCATGGCCGACCTGCCCAGCCTGGTCGCCGGGCAGACCGATATCCGCGGGACCTACACGATCGCGTCGTGCTCGGCGAACGAACCGTCGTTCGCTCCGGCCGGTCGGCGCAACACCGCGTTCACCGCCGCGCTGCTCGCCGCTGCCACCACCGGTGGCACCCTCGACGAGCTGTACCGGGAAACCGACCGGTGCCTGCACCGGGACGGGCATCCCCGCCCGCACCGCCGTGGTATCGATATCGCCGGCGAGCTGCGCCTGTTCGGACGTCCGCGCGACCCGGTACTCGCGGTGACCGAGGATCTCGACGAGGACGCCGAGATCGAAAGCTTGGAACGTGCTGCCCGAGCGGGGGATTTGAACGCCATGCGCAGCCTCGGCGATCTGCTCGGCCGACGAGGGAGAACCGCCGACGCCGAAATCTGGCGTGGACGTGCGGCCGACGTCGGCAACGCGATGCTCGCCAAGGCGGAAGGGCTGGTGCGGCAGGGCAACATCGCCGAAGCCGAAACCTGGTGGCGGCACGCCGCCGACGCCGGCAACGCTGCCGCGATGTACAGCCTGGGTGTCGGATTCAGTGGGAAAAACCCGGCCGAAGCCGAACACTGGTACCGGCGTGCCGCGGAGGCCGGCAGCAACGAGGCGGCCTACGCCCTGGGACACCTGTTCAAACGGAAGGGCGACACAGCCGACGCCATCACCTGGTACCGGCGTGCCGCGAAGGCCGGTAACACGAGCGCGATGCGCAACCTCGGACACCTCATCAAGAGACAAGGCGATGCGTCGGCCGCGGAATCCTGGTACCGGCAGGCTTCCGAGGCCGGCGACATGTACGCGATGCGCAACCTCGCGGATCTGCTTCAGCAGCAAGGTAATTCAGCCGAGGCCGAACTCTGGTACCGGCGTGCGACAGAGATTGCCCGATAA
- a CDS encoding alpha/beta fold hydrolase → MSVRLAVIFVHGLFSSGATWDSLVRLVNEDESMRDIDVLRYEYPTPKVSINPFRSVPTFDDAADGLATFIKNQVSSPSRIAIVCHSQGGLITQRFLSRSIQRGLRHELENIATIIMFACPNAGSEFFITFRKSARFWRQPHERSLRPLNREVIEARTIVQRNIIYADSSDPKSLHIPIFLYAGASGGIVSTSSARDGFPPENTGILPGDHFSIIKPTSSQDDVYKALRRHLVEARCKPPTSVDPNSSRRENQAEDADSNRSIDVSDLTERAERYLAQGLIAQAKATFQSAIVTNDIAALESYAKFLRRIGDSSASIEVGYRIIELLADRDDCDKYAITRSRVMSSIGITQRKMGKFRDSSYALREAVEAASGDSEGQLKARAYALDNLAHTIDRLGDIDGAKKRFQAAFRIREQVGSRLERVHSLLNIARLETRLGDLNSALEKCNEARTLLTPEDRSESAAVFSALGEIQLAMRDMGSAEASFRNALEVNLSTGRPTNIALAQHQLAGVVLERGSLFEARLLAQQSLENNTAASNIEGKNRSRQLIARIVSASGDFEQAIEILTECAEECNTSGHVTAEAWARISLAESLIKSGRRDEARDSLRRAKELATAIENSTLLAKIEEQQKFAI, encoded by the coding sequence ATGAGTGTTCGACTCGCAGTCATCTTTGTACATGGCCTGTTCTCGTCAGGCGCAACATGGGACAGCCTTGTCCGGTTGGTCAACGAGGACGAAAGCATGCGCGACATCGATGTTCTTCGCTACGAGTACCCGACTCCCAAGGTGTCGATAAATCCATTTCGATCGGTGCCCACCTTCGATGATGCAGCCGACGGGCTTGCAACGTTCATTAAGAATCAGGTCTCGTCGCCATCGAGGATCGCGATTGTCTGCCATAGCCAAGGAGGGCTGATTACGCAAAGATTCTTGTCTAGAAGCATTCAGAGAGGTCTGAGGCACGAGCTCGAAAATATCGCGACTATTATTATGTTCGCCTGCCCGAACGCTGGCTCGGAATTCTTCATCACCTTTAGAAAGTCGGCCAGATTCTGGAGACAACCGCATGAGCGTTCACTTCGCCCATTGAACCGGGAAGTTATAGAAGCACGTACAATCGTGCAAAGAAATATTATCTATGCCGACTCGAGTGATCCTAAATCTTTGCACATCCCAATATTTCTGTATGCTGGCGCTAGCGGCGGCATAGTTTCCACTTCATCTGCGCGCGACGGCTTCCCACCGGAAAATACCGGCATCTTGCCTGGTGATCATTTCTCTATCATAAAACCGACTTCTAGCCAAGATGACGTTTATAAAGCACTGAGGCGACACCTCGTCGAAGCACGCTGTAAGCCACCCACATCAGTTGACCCGAACTCTAGCCGGCGCGAGAATCAGGCGGAAGATGCCGATTCTAACCGTAGCATCGACGTTAGCGATCTTACGGAACGGGCGGAACGATACCTGGCGCAAGGATTAATAGCTCAAGCTAAAGCCACCTTTCAAAGTGCAATCGTTACAAACGACATTGCCGCCCTGGAGAGCTATGCAAAATTCCTAAGGAGAATTGGCGATTCCAGTGCATCAATAGAAGTGGGCTACCGGATAATAGAATTATTGGCAGATCGAGATGATTGTGACAAATACGCAATCACTCGATCTCGAGTAATGTCCAGTATCGGAATCACGCAGCGGAAGATGGGGAAGTTCCGTGACTCCAGCTACGCCTTGAGGGAAGCGGTAGAGGCCGCCAGTGGCGATTCAGAGGGGCAACTCAAAGCGCGAGCATATGCGCTCGATAACTTGGCGCACACTATTGATCGCCTTGGTGATATCGACGGCGCAAAAAAACGGTTCCAGGCCGCTTTTCGTATCCGAGAGCAGGTCGGTAGCCGACTTGAGCGAGTGCATTCGCTTCTGAACATCGCGCGGCTAGAAACCCGTCTGGGTGATCTGAATTCGGCACTTGAAAAGTGTAACGAAGCTCGGACGTTGCTGACTCCGGAAGATCGCTCTGAGTCAGCGGCAGTATTTTCCGCATTGGGAGAGATTCAGTTAGCCATGCGAGATATGGGCAGTGCTGAAGCGAGTTTTCGGAACGCACTGGAAGTCAATCTTAGTACGGGTCGCCCGACAAATATCGCGCTAGCACAGCATCAACTCGCAGGAGTAGTACTGGAGCGGGGAAGTCTGTTCGAAGCTCGACTTCTTGCCCAGCAATCTTTGGAGAACAATACCGCAGCGTCGAATATCGAAGGAAAGAACCGTTCGCGACAGTTGATCGCGCGCATTGTGTCCGCGAGTGGCGATTTTGAACAAGCGATCGAGATTCTGACTGAATGTGCTGAAGAGTGCAACACGTCGGGACACGTAACCGCAGAAGCGTGGGCGAGAATCAGCCTCGCCGAGTCCTTGATAAAGTCCGGTCGTAGAGATGAGGCACGAGACAGCCTCAGAAGAGCCAAGGAGCTTGCGACGGCAATTGAGAATTCTACTCTACTGGCCAAAATCGAGGAACAGCAGAAGTTTGCGATATGA